Proteins encoded together in one Longimicrobium sp. window:
- a CDS encoding thiamine pyrophosphate-dependent dehydrogenase E1 component subunit alpha has protein sequence MASKTKSPPAAAIPHGLTREQLLEMYRLVRLTRSLEEKLENLFRQSKVVGGLFRSLGQEGESVASAYALRRRTDGTGDMLSPLIRNLGSMITVGATPAEVVRQYMAKGDSPARGKELNIHFTDYQRGFIGQISPLGDLVPVMAGVTLTFKQRGQDRVGMVYIGDGATSTGAFHEGINFAAVQRCPLVVIVENNQWAYTTPTRLQTAAKSFVDKAPGYGVAAEKVDGNDMLAVYGAAKRAVDRARAGEGVTLIEVMTYRRKGHAQHDNQSYVDPAEIDRWAASNDPIDRFIVTLKENEWASADELRAIDERIDAELDATIAEAETSPLPEPEEALTDVYADGPVRAPWTRHTPADPTQA, from the coding sequence ATGGCTAGCAAGACCAAGTCACCTCCCGCCGCCGCGATCCCGCACGGGCTCACGCGCGAGCAGCTCTTGGAGATGTACCGGCTGGTGAGGCTCACCCGCTCGTTGGAGGAGAAGCTCGAGAACCTCTTCCGGCAGAGCAAGGTGGTGGGGGGGCTCTTCCGCTCGCTGGGGCAGGAGGGGGAGTCGGTGGCGAGCGCGTACGCGCTGCGGCGCCGCACGGATGGCACGGGCGACATGCTGTCGCCGCTGATCCGCAACCTGGGCTCCATGATCACGGTGGGCGCCACGCCGGCCGAGGTGGTGCGGCAGTACATGGCCAAGGGCGACTCGCCGGCGCGCGGCAAGGAGCTGAACATCCACTTCACCGACTACCAGCGCGGCTTCATCGGCCAGATCTCGCCGCTGGGTGACCTGGTGCCGGTAATGGCGGGGGTTACGCTCACCTTCAAGCAGCGCGGCCAGGACCGGGTGGGGATGGTCTACATCGGCGACGGCGCCACCTCCACCGGCGCCTTCCACGAGGGGATCAACTTCGCGGCCGTGCAGCGCTGCCCGCTGGTGGTGATCGTGGAGAACAACCAGTGGGCCTACACCACCCCCACCCGCCTGCAGACCGCCGCCAAGTCGTTCGTGGACAAGGCGCCCGGGTACGGCGTGGCGGCGGAGAAGGTGGACGGCAACGACATGCTGGCCGTCTACGGCGCCGCGAAACGCGCCGTGGACCGCGCCCGCGCCGGCGAGGGGGTCACGCTCATCGAGGTGATGACGTACCGCCGCAAGGGGCACGCGCAGCACGACAACCAGAGCTACGTGGACCCGGCGGAGATCGACCGCTGGGCGGCGAGCAACGACCCGATCGACCGCTTCATCGTCACCCTGAAGGAGAATGAGTGGGCCTCCGCCGACGAGCTGCGCGCCATCGACGAGCGGATCGACGCGGAGCTGGACGCCACCATCGCCGAAGCCGAGACGTCGCCCCTCCCGGAGCCGGAGGAGGCGCTGACCGACGTGTACGCGGATGGGCCGGTGCGTGCCCCCTGGACGCGCCACACCCCCGCCGACCCCACCCAGGCCTGA
- a CDS encoding glycosyltransferase: MKIIVTVHQFLPEYSAGTEVIALGIARELQGRGHEVVVVTGYPDPRPLRDEERFDRYTYDGLRVERFRHSPDAMGDQQVVTELAYDNHLFARAFDRLLAEVEPDVVHFVHLARLSAALIGPCVERGIPTVFTATDFWSVCPYSQLRLGGNELCAGPDESALNCIRHFAENLTAHPVSIPAAVSRAPDWLVGLGVRAATSPRLPVAAPKFFTEVRALVGRQQFLRRELNRIDRVLAPSRLMERKLVEGGIEAGRVSFLPYGIDAAGGERGAERGRERVLRLGFIGSVAEHKGVEVAMKALRLLPAGLPVELSIHGAPGSHPAYQAYYARIQAMAKRDPRIRLLPAFPNHEVRGVLATMDALVVPSLWHENTPLVVYEAFAAGCPVIGSEVEGIAEIVGHEVNGLLFAAGDSSALAAAIRRLAENRGLLRTLASRTKPPLSVPAHVSRLLEIYQELIAAREASAVA, translated from the coding sequence ATGAAGATCATCGTCACCGTCCACCAGTTCCTTCCGGAATACTCCGCCGGCACGGAGGTAATCGCACTCGGCATCGCCAGGGAGCTCCAGGGGCGTGGCCACGAGGTGGTGGTGGTCACCGGCTACCCCGACCCGCGCCCTCTGCGCGACGAGGAGCGCTTCGACCGCTACACGTACGATGGCCTGCGGGTGGAGCGCTTCCGCCACTCGCCGGACGCCATGGGCGACCAGCAGGTGGTGACGGAGCTCGCCTACGACAACCACCTCTTCGCGCGCGCCTTCGACCGGCTGCTGGCCGAGGTGGAGCCGGACGTGGTGCACTTCGTCCACCTGGCCCGCCTCTCCGCGGCGCTGATCGGGCCGTGCGTGGAGCGCGGCATCCCCACGGTGTTCACGGCGACGGACTTCTGGTCCGTGTGCCCGTACAGCCAGCTGCGGCTGGGCGGCAACGAGTTGTGCGCCGGGCCGGACGAGTCGGCCCTCAACTGCATCCGCCACTTCGCGGAGAATCTCACCGCCCACCCCGTTTCCATCCCCGCCGCCGTGTCGCGCGCTCCGGACTGGCTGGTGGGGCTGGGCGTGCGCGCCGCCACGAGCCCGCGGCTCCCCGTGGCGGCACCGAAGTTCTTTACCGAGGTGAGGGCGCTGGTGGGGCGGCAGCAGTTCCTGCGGCGCGAGCTGAACCGGATCGACCGGGTGCTCGCCCCGTCTCGGCTGATGGAGAGAAAGCTGGTGGAGGGCGGGATCGAAGCCGGGCGGGTGTCGTTCCTTCCGTACGGGATCGACGCGGCGGGCGGCGAGCGCGGAGCGGAGCGGGGAAGGGAGCGCGTGCTGCGGCTGGGCTTCATCGGCAGCGTGGCCGAGCACAAGGGTGTGGAGGTGGCGATGAAGGCGCTGCGGCTGCTGCCCGCCGGTCTGCCGGTAGAGCTGAGCATCCACGGCGCACCCGGGTCGCACCCCGCCTACCAGGCTTATTACGCGCGCATCCAGGCGATGGCCAAAAGGGATCCGCGCATCCGGCTCCTCCCCGCCTTTCCGAACCACGAGGTGCGGGGGGTGCTCGCGACGATGGACGCCCTGGTGGTGCCCTCGCTCTGGCACGAGAACACGCCGCTGGTAGTGTACGAGGCCTTTGCCGCGGGGTGCCCGGTGATCGGCTCCGAGGTGGAGGGGATCGCCGAGATCGTGGGGCACGAGGTCAACGGGCTCCTCTTCGCCGCCGGGGACAGCTCGGCGCTTGCGGCCGCGATCCGGCGGCTGGCGGAGAACCGGGGCCTCCTGCGCACCCTCGCCTCTCGCACGAAGCCTCCGCTCTCGGTGCCCGCGCACGTTTCGCGTCTGTTGGAGATCTACCAGGAGCTGATCGCGGCGCGTGAGGCCTCCGCGGTTGCCTGA
- a CDS encoding Bax inhibitor-1 family protein yields MNDFTTPFPAVSGLDATRRSAFIARTYQHLLVAILGFAAVETFFFQMGLAYPMAQAMLGVSWLLVIGGLMVAGWLFSGMAARSESKAGQYAALAGYVVAEAVFFVPLLVLAEVSAPGAISSAVVATLVGFAGLTLVAMYSGKDFTFLGSALRWMGVSALVLIVCGVIFGFELGTFFSVAMVVFAGLAILYETSKVMNSYPEDRYVSAALALFASVALLFWYVLRIFMSRR; encoded by the coding sequence ATGAACGATTTCACCACGCCGTTCCCCGCGGTATCCGGGCTCGACGCCACGCGGCGCTCCGCCTTCATCGCGCGCACCTACCAGCACCTCCTCGTCGCCATCCTCGGCTTCGCGGCGGTGGAGACGTTCTTCTTCCAGATGGGCCTCGCCTACCCGATGGCGCAGGCGATGCTCGGGGTGAGCTGGCTGCTCGTGATCGGCGGCCTGATGGTGGCCGGGTGGCTGTTCAGCGGGATGGCCGCGCGCTCGGAGTCGAAGGCGGGGCAGTACGCGGCGCTCGCCGGCTACGTGGTGGCGGAAGCCGTCTTCTTCGTCCCGCTCCTGGTGCTCGCCGAGGTCTCCGCACCGGGCGCCATCAGCAGCGCGGTCGTGGCGACGCTCGTGGGCTTCGCGGGGCTGACGCTGGTGGCCATGTACAGCGGCAAGGACTTCACCTTCCTGGGCAGCGCGCTGCGCTGGATGGGTGTGTCGGCGCTGGTGCTGATCGTGTGCGGCGTGATCTTCGGCTTCGAGCTCGGCACCTTCTTCTCGGTGGCGATGGTGGTCTTCGCGGGCCTCGCCATCCTGTACGAGACGTCCAAGGTGATGAACAGCTACCCGGAAGACCGCTACGTGTCCGCCGCGCTCGCGCTCTTCGCATCGGTCGCGCTCCTCTTCTGGTACGTGCTGCGCATCTTCATGTCGCGGCGGTAG
- the lipB gene encoding lipoyl(octanoyl) transferase LipB codes for MQDLTTGTVRVLEVRRLGTVSYADALALQAELVAKRRAGEIPDTLLLLEHPHVITLGSGSHDEHVLVSPEERAERGIELFETGRGGDVTYHGPGQLVGYPILDLKPDRCDLHRYLRDLEEALIGVLAEFGLTGGRKEGLTGVWVEDRKLAAIGVRVSSGWITSHGFALNVSTDLSFFGTIVPCGIRAHGVGSISGELGRAVSMPEVEAAAVRSFERIFGAVAHPD; via the coding sequence ATGCAGGATCTGACGACCGGCACGGTGCGCGTGCTGGAAGTACGCCGCCTTGGCACCGTCTCGTACGCCGATGCGCTGGCCCTGCAGGCGGAGCTGGTGGCAAAGCGGCGCGCGGGCGAGATTCCGGACACGCTCCTGCTGCTGGAGCATCCGCACGTCATCACGCTCGGCAGCGGCTCGCACGACGAGCACGTTCTCGTGTCGCCGGAGGAGCGCGCGGAGCGGGGGATCGAGTTGTTCGAGACGGGGCGGGGCGGGGACGTGACCTACCACGGCCCCGGCCAGCTCGTCGGCTATCCGATCCTGGACCTGAAGCCGGACCGCTGCGACCTGCACCGCTACCTTCGCGACCTGGAGGAGGCGCTGATCGGCGTCCTCGCCGAGTTCGGTCTGACGGGCGGGCGCAAGGAGGGGCTGACGGGCGTGTGGGTGGAGGACCGGAAGCTGGCGGCCATCGGCGTGCGCGTCTCCTCCGGCTGGATCACGAGCCACGGCTTCGCCCTGAACGTCAGCACGGACCTCTCCTTCTTCGGCACCATCGTCCCCTGCGGCATCCGCGCGCACGGCGTCGGCTCCATCTCCGGCGAGCTCGGCCGCGCCGTCTCAATGCCCGAGGTCGAGGCCGCAGCAGTGCGCAGCTTCGAGCGGATTTTCGGAGCGGTAGCGCACCCTGACTGA
- a CDS encoding ribonuclease H yields the protein MSVPSPSQSQPLIHIYADESCLGNQFKDRARPGGAAGLVEFFHPERGWVRRDFWLSEPDTTNNRMAIRSAILPLAALKAASRVVFTTDSRYLVDGMTQWVHGWAARGWTRKTGEIENLEQWKELLRTAGRHKIMWRWVKGHAGHPQNEYANDLAIRAATKQLNSGGLVESGFDDWIAKQQERDKFLDFFAIPPDEVGFKPARALPRG from the coding sequence TTGAGCGTCCCCAGCCCCTCCCAGAGCCAGCCTCTGATCCACATCTACGCCGACGAATCGTGCCTGGGCAACCAGTTCAAGGACAGGGCACGCCCCGGCGGCGCCGCGGGGCTGGTGGAGTTCTTCCACCCCGAGCGCGGCTGGGTGCGGCGCGACTTCTGGCTTTCGGAGCCGGACACCACCAACAACCGGATGGCGATCCGCAGCGCGATCCTCCCGCTGGCGGCACTCAAGGCCGCGTCGCGCGTGGTGTTCACCACCGACAGCCGCTACCTGGTGGACGGGATGACGCAGTGGGTGCACGGGTGGGCCGCCCGCGGCTGGACGCGCAAGACGGGGGAGATCGAGAACCTTGAGCAGTGGAAGGAGCTGCTGCGCACGGCGGGGCGCCACAAGATCATGTGGCGATGGGTGAAGGGCCACGCCGGCCATCCGCAGAACGAGTACGCGAACGACCTCGCCATCCGCGCCGCCACCAAGCAGCTCAACAGCGGCGGCCTGGTGGAATCCGGCTTCGACGACTGGATCGCGAAGCAGCAGGAGCGCGACAAGTTCCTCGACTTCTTCGCCATCCCCCCCGACGAGGTCGGCTTCAAGCCCGCGCGCGCCTTGCCGCGGGGTTGA
- the mrdA gene encoding penicillin-binding protein 2 yields the protein MKLIQTDGRQQRTLSAVFTVTFVLSVLLTAFFQTQVVSGKQFAIRAEENRLRPIVIPAPRGTIVDRNGEVVATSLTAYSVAVLPGDSSVIRTTLRDLMPFLGLAEADVEEMMRKRNGRPHDLLEITNRATYSQAAAIEERRAAFPNLLVVERPQRYYPAGPAIGHMIGYVTEITKEQLELPEYKEAGYRQGRLIGQAGMEKQYELQLTGEDGARYVEVDAKGRVVNPTSSVGALAPKPGGQLKLTIDLALQQYVHEIFPDTMNGSVVAMVPSTGEILALYSNPTFDPNSFVGRIPPVLWRELNTDPRKPLLNRAITAIYPPASTWKLATAVMGVQRGLVTGTTHMPISCTGGMAYMGRYARCHYARGHGNLDLAHAIEKSCNVYFYQLGIRMGLETLLAEGTRMGFNRKTGIDIPAEVRSIFPRNVAALRRRQGHVAPSEIMSFAIGQGANSQTVINMAQFYAAMAGNGTGIAPHLVVNEENSKRQSIDLRLDTKGLEAIWSGLQLVTEEDGTAVQSSLERYKLYGKTGTAQNKPNPDHGWFVGFAGVPGKEPEIVVATIVEFGLHGDAAAPLAAKVANFYLDRKHGHPFDPIPTWGERIRAGRVWKFDPNGRTLTPPGGTPKPQPTATTTPG from the coding sequence ATGAAGCTCATCCAGACGGACGGGCGCCAGCAGCGTACGCTGTCGGCCGTGTTCACCGTAACCTTTGTGCTGAGCGTCCTGCTCACCGCGTTCTTCCAGACGCAGGTGGTGAGCGGAAAGCAGTTCGCCATCCGCGCGGAGGAGAACCGGCTGCGGCCCATCGTGATCCCCGCGCCGCGCGGCACCATCGTGGACCGCAACGGCGAGGTGGTGGCCACCAGCCTGACCGCCTACTCCGTAGCCGTGCTCCCGGGCGACTCCAGCGTCATCCGCACCACGCTCCGCGACCTGATGCCCTTTCTGGGGCTCGCGGAGGCGGACGTCGAGGAGATGATGCGGAAGCGCAACGGGCGACCGCACGACCTGCTGGAGATCACCAACCGCGCCACCTACTCGCAGGCCGCGGCCATCGAGGAGCGCCGCGCCGCGTTCCCCAACCTCCTGGTTGTGGAGCGGCCGCAGCGCTACTACCCGGCGGGCCCGGCCATCGGCCACATGATCGGCTACGTGACCGAGATCACCAAGGAGCAGCTGGAGCTTCCCGAGTACAAGGAGGCCGGCTACCGCCAGGGGAGGCTGATCGGCCAGGCGGGGATGGAGAAGCAGTACGAGCTTCAGCTTACCGGCGAGGACGGCGCGCGCTACGTGGAGGTGGACGCCAAGGGGCGCGTCGTCAACCCGACCTCGTCCGTCGGCGCGCTGGCGCCCAAGCCGGGCGGGCAGCTCAAGCTGACCATCGACCTGGCGCTGCAGCAGTACGTGCACGAGATCTTCCCGGACACCATGAACGGCTCGGTGGTGGCGATGGTGCCCTCCACCGGCGAGATCCTGGCGCTGTACAGCAACCCGACCTTCGACCCCAACTCCTTCGTCGGGCGCATTCCGCCGGTGCTGTGGCGGGAGCTGAACACCGACCCGCGCAAGCCGCTCCTCAACCGCGCCATCACCGCCATCTACCCGCCCGCCTCCACCTGGAAGCTGGCGACGGCGGTCATGGGCGTGCAGCGCGGGCTGGTGACGGGGACGACGCACATGCCCATCTCGTGCACGGGCGGCATGGCGTACATGGGCCGCTACGCGCGCTGCCACTACGCGCGCGGCCACGGCAACCTGGACCTGGCGCACGCCATCGAGAAGAGCTGCAACGTTTACTTTTACCAGCTCGGCATCCGCATGGGGCTGGAGACGCTGCTGGCGGAGGGGACGCGGATGGGCTTCAACCGCAAGACCGGGATCGACATCCCGGCCGAGGTGAGGTCCATCTTCCCGCGCAACGTGGCCGCGCTGCGCAGGCGGCAGGGGCACGTGGCGCCGTCGGAGATCATGAGCTTCGCCATCGGCCAGGGCGCCAACTCGCAGACGGTCATCAACATGGCGCAGTTCTACGCCGCGATGGCGGGGAACGGCACCGGGATCGCCCCGCACCTGGTGGTCAACGAGGAGAACTCCAAGCGCCAGTCCATCGACCTGCGGCTGGACACCAAGGGGCTGGAGGCCATCTGGAGCGGGCTGCAGCTGGTGACGGAGGAGGATGGCACGGCGGTGCAGAGCTCGCTGGAGCGCTACAAGCTGTACGGCAAGACGGGGACGGCGCAGAACAAGCCGAACCCGGACCACGGCTGGTTCGTGGGCTTCGCGGGCGTGCCCGGAAAGGAGCCTGAGATCGTGGTGGCGACCATCGTGGAGTTCGGCCTGCACGGCGACGCGGCGGCGCCGCTGGCGGCCAAGGTGGCCAACTTCTACCTGGACCGGAAGCACGGCCACCCCTTCGACCCGATCCCCACCTGGGGCGAGCGGATCCGCGCCGGGCGGGTGTGGAAGTTTGATCCGAACGGGCGCACGCTGACGCCTCCGGGGGGCACCCCGAAGCCGCAGCCCACCGCGACGACTACTCCCGGCTGA
- a CDS encoding alpha-ketoacid dehydrogenase subunit beta, with protein sequence MSTVVNEKPEAVRMSEQGKPVTLLEAIREGIWEEMERDERVFLMGEDIGAYGGAFKVTEGMQQYFGAPRVIDTPISEIGFTGAAAGAAHMGMRPVIEMQFIDFISCAYDMITNYVATSRYRGSGPQPIVIRGPSGGYVRGGPFHSQNPEAAFFHTPGLKIVYPSTARDAKGLIKAAIRDDDPVLFFEHKWLYRRPQLREVLPAEDYIVPIGKARTHREGKDLTIVTYAAMVHKSEEAAEILEKEDGLSVEIIDLRTLLPLDEDAILESVKKTNRLLVVHEDTRTGGIAGEIAMRVNEKAFEWLDAPILRVTALDAPIPYSPPLEDYFLPQTEDIVKAARHLANY encoded by the coding sequence ATGTCGACCGTGGTCAACGAGAAGCCGGAAGCGGTTCGCATGTCCGAGCAGGGCAAGCCCGTCACGTTGCTGGAGGCGATCCGCGAGGGGATCTGGGAAGAGATGGAGCGCGACGAGCGCGTCTTCCTGATGGGCGAGGACATCGGGGCGTACGGCGGCGCCTTCAAGGTCACCGAGGGGATGCAGCAGTACTTCGGCGCCCCGCGCGTGATCGACACCCCCATCTCCGAGATCGGCTTCACGGGGGCGGCGGCCGGCGCGGCGCACATGGGGATGCGCCCGGTGATCGAGATGCAGTTCATCGACTTCATCTCGTGCGCGTACGACATGATCACCAACTACGTGGCCACGTCGCGCTACCGGGGCTCCGGCCCGCAGCCCATCGTCATCCGCGGCCCGTCCGGCGGATACGTGCGCGGGGGCCCGTTCCACTCGCAGAACCCGGAAGCGGCGTTCTTCCACACGCCCGGGCTCAAGATCGTGTACCCGTCGACCGCGCGCGACGCCAAGGGCCTCATCAAGGCCGCGATCCGCGACGACGACCCGGTGCTCTTCTTCGAGCACAAGTGGCTGTACCGGCGCCCGCAGCTTCGCGAGGTGCTCCCGGCGGAGGACTACATCGTCCCCATCGGCAAGGCGCGCACGCACCGCGAGGGCAAGGATCTCACCATCGTCACCTACGCGGCGATGGTGCACAAGAGCGAGGAAGCGGCCGAGATCCTGGAAAAGGAGGACGGCCTGTCGGTGGAGATCATCGACCTGCGCACCCTCCTGCCGCTGGACGAGGACGCGATCCTGGAGTCGGTCAAGAAGACGAACCGGCTCCTGGTGGTGCACGAGGACACCCGCACCGGCGGCATCGCCGGCGAGATCGCGATGCGGGTGAACGAGAAGGCCTTCGAGTGGCTCGACGCGCCCATCCTGCGCGTCACCGCCCTCGACGCCCCCATCCCGTACTCCCCGCCGCTGGAGGACTACTTCCTCCCGCAGACGGAGGACATCGTGAAGGCGGCGCGGCACCTGGCGAACTACTAG
- a CDS encoding type II toxin-antitoxin system VapC family toxin, translating into MIVADTNLIAYQLIAGPLTEDAQRVLGRDADWYAPPQWQGEFLNVLWLSVRRTAISAVMADEAYVKAEALVRTTQRPHFRAVLDLAITSGCSPYDCEFVVLAQAARVPLVTNDQKGSRRFRVWRCPFRSSRDDRAAPGHWNGR; encoded by the coding sequence GTGATCGTAGCCGACACGAACCTGATCGCCTACCAACTCATCGCGGGCCCTCTGACCGAAGATGCGCAGCGCGTTCTCGGACGAGATGCGGACTGGTATGCGCCGCCCCAATGGCAGGGTGAGTTCCTGAACGTGCTGTGGCTCTCGGTGCGCAGGACGGCGATTTCCGCTGTCATGGCGGACGAGGCATATGTAAAGGCGGAGGCTCTCGTCCGGACTACGCAGCGCCCGCACTTCCGGGCGGTGCTGGATCTCGCGATCACATCGGGGTGCTCGCCCTACGACTGCGAGTTCGTCGTGCTCGCGCAGGCCGCGCGCGTGCCGCTCGTCACCAACGACCAAAAGGGCTCGCGGCGTTTCCGGGTTTGGCGGTGTCCATTCAGGAGTTCGCGAGATGACAGAGCCGCCCCGGGTCATTGGAACGGAAGGTGA
- a CDS encoding glycosyltransferase family 4 protein, whose amino-acid sequence MKIIVTVHQFLPDYSSGTEVIALGIARELQGRGHEVVVVTGYPDPRPLRDEERFDRYTYDGLRVERFRHSPDPMGDQSVVTELAYDNHLFARAFDRLLEEVEPDVVHFAHMARLSAALIGPCVERGIPTVFTATDFWPVCPYSQLRLGGNELCAGPDESGINCIRHVAANVDSHPVSLPGIVARAPNWMIGLGVKAATSSRLGAGRRFVAETRALVARQPFLRRELNRIDRVLAPSRLMERKLVEGGIDAERVSYLPYGIDVAGDAQPAERGRERVLRLGFIGSVAEHKGVDVAVDALRLLPPGLPVELSIHGEPGSNAASQAYYARIQAQAEIDPRIRLCPPFANREVRRVLASMDALVVPSVWPENTPLVVYEAFAVGCPVIGSDVEGIAEIVRHEVNGLLFAPGNSSGLASAIRRLVENRTLLRNLAARTRPPLSVAAHVSRLEAIYGELAAAREGPAIPGQTSEAHAGLG is encoded by the coding sequence ATGAAGATCATCGTCACCGTCCACCAGTTCCTCCCCGACTACTCTTCCGGCACGGAGGTAATCGCACTCGGCATCGCCAGGGAGCTCCAGGGGCGTGGCCACGAGGTGGTGGTGGTGACCGGCTACCCCGATCCGCGCCCGCTGCGCGACGAGGAGCGCTTCGACCGTTACACGTACGACGGGCTGCGGGTGGAGCGCTTCCGCCACTCGCCGGACCCCATGGGCGACCAGAGCGTGGTGACGGAGCTCGCCTACGACAACCACCTCTTCGCGCGCGCCTTCGACCGGCTGCTGGAGGAGGTGGAGCCGGACGTGGTGCACTTCGCCCACATGGCGCGCCTCTCGGCGGCGCTGATCGGGCCGTGCGTGGAGCGCGGGATCCCCACGGTGTTCACGGCGACGGACTTCTGGCCGGTGTGCCCGTATAGCCAGCTGCGGCTGGGCGGCAACGAGCTGTGCGCCGGGCCTGATGAGTCGGGGATCAACTGCATCCGGCACGTCGCGGCGAACGTCGACAGCCACCCCGTTTCGCTGCCCGGCATCGTGGCGCGGGCGCCGAACTGGATGATCGGGCTGGGGGTGAAGGCCGCCACCAGCTCGCGCCTAGGTGCGGGGCGGAGGTTCGTCGCGGAAACGAGGGCGCTGGTGGCGCGGCAGCCCTTTCTGCGGCGGGAGCTGAACCGGATCGACCGGGTGCTCGCCCCATCGCGGCTGATGGAGAGGAAGCTGGTGGAGGGCGGGATCGACGCGGAGCGGGTGTCGTATCTGCCCTACGGGATCGACGTGGCCGGCGATGCGCAGCCGGCGGAGCGGGGAAGAGAGCGCGTGCTGCGGCTGGGCTTCATCGGCAGCGTGGCCGAGCACAAGGGTGTGGACGTGGCGGTGGATGCGCTCCGGCTGCTCCCGCCGGGGCTCCCGGTGGAGCTGAGCATCCACGGGGAGCCCGGGTCGAACGCGGCGTCCCAGGCCTACTACGCGCGCATCCAGGCGCAGGCCGAGATCGACCCGCGCATCCGGCTCTGCCCGCCGTTCGCCAACCGCGAGGTGCGGCGCGTGCTCGCCTCCATGGACGCGCTGGTGGTGCCCTCGGTCTGGCCGGAGAACACGCCGCTGGTGGTGTACGAGGCGTTCGCGGTGGGGTGCCCGGTGATCGGCTCGGACGTGGAGGGGATCGCCGAGATCGTGCGGCACGAGGTCAACGGTCTCCTCTTCGCACCCGGCAACAGCTCGGGGCTGGCTTCGGCGATCCGGCGGCTGGTGGAGAACCGGACGCTGCTGCGCAACCTCGCCGCGCGCACCCGGCCGCCGCTCTCCGTGGCGGCGCACGTCTCACGGCTGGAGGCGATCTACGGCGAGCTGGCGGCGGCCCGAGAGGGGCCCGCGATCCCCGGCCAAACGAGCGAGGCACATGCTGGTCTCGGTTGA
- a CDS encoding dihydrolipoamide acetyltransferase family protein produces the protein MARIEVPMPQMGESIAEGTVSVWLKKVGDKVERDEPIMEIATDKVDAEIPSPAAGILTEVVVQEGQTVEVGTIVAYIETDVNAAAGAAASAPAPAAAGEPAATVPGETATTLPESSVGQPETGGGAGAPADGRSPSEDPAPMAPAHDGGPETAEERLRRRSTPLVRKIAAEHGVEVSAVPGTGRAGRVTKDDILRYVEEKASAPAAVPSAQPATAGAAQQPPAKRPAAPRQDGEGFGWDEFYTRVEHPAVTAGPNDRVEPMSRITQIIAQNMVLSRRISPHVHSYFEVDYSRIDQVRAKSKRAWAEAGVKVTYTHFIAKAVAQALREHPKLNATISGTDVIYRADVNVGIAVAIENGLIVPVVRGADDLSLVGLARRINDLATRARNRQLKPEEIQGGTFTITNPGIFGTTIGFPIISQPQVAIMGVGGVEMRPAVVTDEFGSHAIVARKRGFISLGYDHRLVNGADGDQFLARVKELMESASENG, from the coding sequence ATGGCCCGTATCGAAGTCCCGATGCCCCAGATGGGCGAATCCATCGCGGAGGGCACCGTGTCGGTGTGGCTCAAGAAGGTGGGCGACAAGGTGGAGCGCGACGAGCCCATCATGGAGATCGCCACCGACAAGGTGGACGCCGAGATCCCGTCCCCCGCCGCCGGCATCCTCACCGAGGTCGTGGTGCAGGAAGGCCAGACGGTGGAGGTGGGGACGATCGTCGCGTACATCGAGACGGACGTGAACGCGGCCGCCGGCGCCGCCGCTTCGGCCCCCGCCCCCGCCGCGGCGGGCGAGCCGGCGGCCACAGTGCCGGGTGAGACGGCCACCACCCTCCCCGAGTCATCCGTGGGTCAGCCGGAGACGGGCGGCGGCGCGGGGGCTCCCGCGGACGGCCGCTCGCCGTCCGAGGACCCGGCGCCGATGGCGCCCGCCCACGACGGCGGGCCTGAGACGGCGGAGGAACGCCTGCGCCGCAGGAGCACGCCGCTCGTCCGTAAGATTGCCGCGGAGCATGGGGTGGAGGTCAGCGCCGTCCCCGGCACCGGCCGCGCGGGGCGCGTCACCAAGGACGACATCCTCCGCTACGTGGAGGAGAAGGCGTCGGCCCCAGCCGCCGTGCCCAGTGCGCAGCCGGCCACCGCGGGCGCCGCGCAGCAGCCGCCCGCCAAGCGCCCCGCCGCCCCGCGCCAGGACGGCGAGGGCTTCGGCTGGGACGAGTTCTACACGCGCGTGGAGCACCCGGCCGTCACGGCGGGGCCCAACGACCGCGTGGAGCCGATGAGCCGCATCACGCAGATCATCGCGCAGAACATGGTGCTCTCGCGGCGCATCTCGCCGCACGTGCACTCGTACTTCGAGGTGGACTACTCGCGCATCGACCAGGTGCGCGCCAAGTCCAAGCGCGCCTGGGCCGAGGCGGGGGTCAAGGTCACCTACACGCACTTCATCGCAAAGGCGGTGGCGCAGGCGCTGCGCGAGCATCCCAAGCTCAACGCCACCATCAGCGGCACGGACGTGATCTACCGCGCCGACGTGAACGTGGGGATTGCGGTGGCCATTGAAAACGGGCTGATCGTGCCCGTGGTGCGCGGCGCGGACGACCTGTCGCTGGTAGGGCTCGCGCGCCGCATCAACGACCTGGCGACGCGCGCGCGCAACCGCCAGCTCAAGCCGGAAGAGATCCAGGGCGGCACCTTCACCATCACCAACCCGGGGATCTTTGGCACCACCATCGGCTTCCCCATCATCAGCCAGCCGCAGGTCGCCATCATGGGCGTCGGCGGCGTGGAGATGCGCCCGGCGGTGGTGACGGACGAGTTCGGCAGCCACGCCATCGTGGCCCGCAAGCGCGGCTTCATCTCGCTGGGCTACGACCACCGCCTGGTCAACGGCGCGGACGGCGACCAGTTCCTCGCCCGCGTCAAGGAGCTGATGGAGAGCGCCAGCGAGAACGGCTGA